A DNA window from Portunus trituberculatus isolate SZX2019 chromosome 47, ASM1759143v1, whole genome shotgun sequence contains the following coding sequences:
- the LOC123498155 gene encoding transcription factor SPT20 homolog, with protein MDYQSARVTPGTPGAQHLDVGDTIIMIEGHDARSLCHFDAYDLIKGAGNSVELTVRKGSSRPRHLHLLTVFVPCYSADSPYHQLHYATCRALSALQNDEQDEQHLVEENLAHQEKLEQQIVEERQTRPRGVRSPSQASSSQSPHRYPSPLQLSSPTRGLTSPSRFSESPVRQVSPPIQVASPSSQFPSSPDMSSPSHVPSSPTSTSFTSAYSSPPDQFSPPAYVTSPPHFHLHKSHLYFQPHSPQPHLQSPYAQPQPQLQSQVHLQQQSHIQSLQQLQILQSQQQSQIQSQIQSPGPQPQQQPQIQSPRPQPQQYPQHQLQQQSQIQSPRPQPQQQPEIQSPRPQPQQQPQSQSQIQSPRPQPQPQPQQQSQIQSPRPQSQPQPQQQPQIQSPRPQPQQQTQILSPRPQPQQQTQVQSPRPQPQAQPQSQSQIQSPRPQPQQQPQQLSQIQSPRPQPQQQSQIQSPRPQPQQQPQQQSQIQSPRPQPQQQPQQLSQIQSPRPQPQQQPQSQSQIQSPRPQPQQQSQIQSPRPQPQSQTQVQSPRPQPPQPQIQSPRPQPQQQPQQQSQIQSPRPQLQSQIQSPRPQLQSHPRSRTSPHLKPLPKTQIPPQQEPLEEETAPVSAEHTDALNESVILSNLPTDNLSRQANNTHRAELPLLLTTPAALWNTHGRVGGGSGPTAVDGRPKEETASATHSGKAAIGGTNDDCQKKGIDPNPTVTRSSAVIDPSPAVQCSGRHSSCNWTSTVPWAGPAGNTSRSDTTDGNSDQRIVIIS; from the exons ATGGATTACCAGTCAGCGAGG GTGACTCCTGGGACCCCCGGGGCGCAGCACTTGGATGTGGGCGACACCATCATTATGATCGAGGGCCACGACGCCCGCTCCCTGTGCCACTTCGACGCCTACGATCTCATAAAGGGTGCTGGGAACAGCGTGGAGCTCACAGTGAGGAAGGGCTCGTCACG CCCTCGCCACCTACATCTCTTGACTGTGTTTGTTCCGTGCTACTCTGCTGACTCCCCTTACCACCAGT TGCACTATGCGACCTGCCGTGCTCTCAGTGCCTTGCAGAATGACGAGCAGGACGAGCA ACACTTGGTGGAGGAGAACCTAGCGCATCAAGAGAAGCTGGAGCAACAAATAGTGGAGGAACGACAGACCCGGCCAAGAGGCGTTCGTTCCCCCTCCCAGGCCTCGTCCTCTCAGTCCCCCCATCGCTATCCGTCTCCCCTTCAGCTGAGTTCTCCCACTAGGGGGCTTACGTCTCCGTCTCGCTTCTCAGAGTCACCCGTTAGGCAGGTCTCGCCGCCAATACAGGTTGCCTCCCCATCCTCTCAGTTTCCATCGTCACCTGACATGTCCTCTCCCAGCCACGTGCcgtcctcccccacctccacctccttcacttccGCCTACTCCAGTCCACCCGACCAGTTCTCCCCGCCTGCATACGTGACCTCCCCGCCACACTTCCACCTTCATAAGTCACACCTTTATTTTCAGCCACACTCCCCACAGCCACACCTACAGTCGCCTTAcgcacagccacagccacagctacAGTCACAGGTACATTTACAACAACAGTCACATATACAGTCACTGCAACAGTTACAAATACTACAGTCACAGCAACAGTCACAAATACAGTCACAGATACAGTCGCCGGGCCCACAGCCACAGCAACAGCCACAGATACAATCTCCGCGTCCACAGCCTCAGCAATACCCACAGCATCAGTTACAGCAACAGTCACAGATCCAATCACCACGCCCACAGCCACAGCAACAGCCAGAGATTCAATCACCACGTCCACAGCCACAGCAACAGCCGCAATCACAATCACAGATACAATCACCACgtccacaaccacaaccacagccacagcaacaGTCACAAATTCAGTCACCGCGCCCACAGTCACAACCTCAGCCACAGCAACAGCCACAGATACAGTCCCCGCGCCCACAGCCACAGCAACAGACGCAGATACTGTCACCACGaccacagccacagcaacaGACGCAGGTACAGTCACCACGCCCGCAGCCACAAGCACAGCCGCAATCACAATCACAGATACAATCCCCGCGCCCACAGCCACAGCAACAACCACAGCAACTATCACAGATTCAATCACCACGCCCACAGCCACAGCAACAGTCACAGATACAGTCCCCACGCCCACAGCCACAGCAACAGCCACAGCAACAGTCACAGATACAGTCCCCGCGCCCACAGCCACAGCAACAACCACAGCAACTGTCACAGATTCAATCACCACGCCCACAGCCACAGCAACAACCGCAGTCACAGTCACAAATACAATCACCGCGtccacagccacagcagcagtcACAGATACAATCACCACGCCCACAACCACAGTCACAGACACAGGTGCAATCACCACGCCCACAGCCGCCACAGCCACAGATACAATCCCCGCGCCCACAGCCACAGCAACAACCGCAGCAACAGTCACAGATACAGTCACCACGCCCACAGCTACAGTCACAGATACAGTCACCACGCCCACAGCTACAGTCGCATCCACGGTCGCGGACGTCACCACACTTGAAGCCCCTACCAAAGACACAAATACCGCCACAGCAGGAACcactggaggaggaaa CAGCTCCAGTTTCAGCAGAGCACACAGATGCACTCAATGAGTCAGTCATCCTTTCAAACTTACCAACAGACAACTTATCAAGACAGGCAAACAACACACACCGTGCAGagctcccactcctcctcacaACTCCCGCCGCCCTCTGGAACACCCACGGAAGAGTCGGTGGAGGTTCAGGACCCACAGCTGTTGACGGAAGACCAAAAGAGGAGACAGCTTCAGCAACTCATTCTGGAAAAGCGGCGATTGGAGGAACTAATGATGATTGCCAAAAGAAGGGAATCGACCCCAACCCGACAGTCACCCGTTCCTCGGCAGTCATCGATCCCTC ACCAGCCGTCCAGTGCTCAGGAAGACACTCCAGCTGTAACTGGACAAGCACAGTCCCCTGGGCTGGGCCAGCCGGCAATACCAGTCGGTCTGACACGACAGACGGAAACAGTGACCAAAGAATCGTCATTATCTCTTAA